Genomic segment of Streptomyces zhihengii:
GAGGCATGTGCTCTCTCCGGGTCTAGTGAGAGTTTTCGGCACTCCGTCCGGTCATCCGGATGGAGGCATACCGCACAACGATAACGGGTATTGATGCGCGGCCAAAAACCGAGCAGGTCAGACAGCCCGGAATGGGCGGTCCGACCTGTTCGGAAGCCGTACGTCCAGAAGGTTCAGTTCTTCTGGATCTGGTCGAAGCTCAGCTCGACCGGGGTCTCGCGGCCGAAGATCTCGACGAGGCCCTTGACCTTCTTCGAGTCGGCGTTGATCTCGTTGATCGTGGCCTGGAGCGTGGCGAACGGGCCGTCGGTGACGGTGACCGAGTCGCCGACCTCGAAGTCCAGGACCTGGACCTCGACCTTGCGGGCCGGAGCCGGCTTGCCCTCGGCCTCGGCGGCCTCGCGGGCGGCCTTCTCCTCGGCCTCGGGGGCGAGCATCTTGACGATCTCGTCCAGCGTCAGCGGGTACGGGTCGTAGGCGTTGCCCACGAAGCCGGTGACACCGGGCGTGTTGCGCACGACGCCCCAGGACTCGTTCGTCAGGTCCATGCGGACGAGCACATAGCCGGGCAGCTTGTTCTGCCGGACGTTCTTGCGCTCGCCGTTCTTGATCTGGACGATCTCTTCCTCGGGGACCTCGGCCTGGTAGATGAAGTCCTCGACGTTCAGCGAGACGGCACGCTGCTCCAGGTTGGCCTTCACGCGCTTCTCGTAGCCCGCGTAGGTGTGGATCACGTACCACTCGCCGGGCAGACCGCGGAGTTCGTCACGCAGTGCGGCGATCGGGTCGGCCGGGGCCTCGGGCTCGGCGGCGGGCTCGTCCTCGGCCTCCGCCTCGGCGGCCTCGTCGTCCTCGCCGGCGGGCTCGTCGTCCTCGGCCTCGTCCTCGTCGGCGGAGGAGTCGTCCTCGGTGTGCAGTGCTGCGTCCTCGGCGGCCTCGCCCGCGGCGTCGTCGGCGGCCTCGGCCTCGTCCGGATCCACAGCGTCTGCCGCCTCGACGATGTCGAGCTCGTCCTCGGTGGACTCGAAGCTCTCGCCGGACCGGGCGGAGTCGTTCAGGTTCGCGTCAGACACGGTGGCTGCTTCTTCCTGGATACATATGGGTGGAACATGCGAAAGGGGCGCCGTTTGACGGCGCCCTCCGCGGATCAGCCGAAGACGTACTTGACTGCTTCCTGGAAGCCGAAGTCAATCACGGTCACGAGGCCGATCATGACGACGACGAAGATAATCACCACTGTGGTGTACGTCGTCAGCTGGCTGCGCGTAGGCCAGACGACCTTGCGGAGCTCGGCGACGATCTGGCGGTAGAAGAGGCCGAGGCGGCCCAGCGGGCCCTTCTTGCCGCGCTTGCCGCCCTTGCGGGGCTTCTTGTCCCGCGACTCGTCCTCGGCATCAGGCATGTCGATGGAGCCCACGGCGTCCGTCACGATCTCTCACCTGATTCCCGGGTCGGCCGTGCCGCGCCCGGTGGAGCCGCACGGCGGTGCATTGAAGTACGTACATGCGCACACAGCCTGGCGAAGGTGTGTGTAGCAGGGCCGGAGGGACTTGAACCCCCAACCGCTGGTTTTGGAGACCAGTGCTCTACCAATTGAGCTACGACCCTTTGTGGTGCCCCCCAACCTACCGCATCCGGCCGGATGCACTAAGTGCCCGGTGCGGATGTGGCTGGTGAAGGCCAACGACGGTTGAGTGTACGTGTTCCCAGGCCCGGCGTCGAACACGATCCACTCCGGCGGTGGGACGGTCCGCTTCTGACCACTGTTGTCCGCTCCTCGAAACCTGTGTGCCGCCCCGGTTTGGCGTCTGGGAGCATGGGCCGCATGAGCGCTGCAACCCCTCCCACCGAGCGCCGGGTCTCCGCCCGCATCGGCGCGATCTCCGAGTCCGCGACCCTCGCCGTCGACGCCAAGGCCAAGGCCCTCAAGGCCGCCGGGCGTCCGGTGATCGGCTTCGGCGCGGGTGAGCCCGACTTCCCGACGCCCGACTACATCGTCGAGGCCGCCGTCGAGGCCTGCCGCAACCCGAAGTACCACCGCTACACGCCGGCCGGCGGTCTGCCCGAGCTGAAGAAGGCCATCGCCGAGAAGACCCTCCGGGACTCCGGGTACGAGGTCGACCCCGCCCAGATCCTGGTGACCAACGGCGGCAAGCAGGCCATCTACGAGGCGTTCGCCGCGATCCTCGACCCGGGTGACGAGGTCGTCGTCCCCGCCCCGTACTGGACCACGTACCCCGAGTCGATCCGGCTCGCGGGCGGCGTGCCGGTCGAGGTCGTCGCCGACGAGACCACCGGCTACCGGGTCTCGGTGGAGCAGCTGGAGGCCGCGCGCACCGAGCGGACGAAGGTCGTCCTGTTCGTCTCGCCGTCCAACCCGACCGGCGCGGTCTACAGCGAGGCCGACGCCCGCGCGATCGGCGAGTGGGCCGCCGAGCACGGCCTGTGGGTGCTGACCGACGAGATCTACGAGCACCTCGTCTACGGCGACGCGACGTTCACCTCGCTGCCCGCCCTGGTGCCGGCGCTCCGCGAGAAGTGCATCGTGGTCAACGGCGTCGCCAAGACGTACGCGATGACCGGCTGGCGCGTGGGGTGGATCATCGGCCCCAAGGACGTCGTGAAGGCCGCGACCAACCTCCAGTCGCACGCCACCTCCAACGTCTCCAACGTGGCGCAGGTCGCCGCGCTGGCCGCCGTCTCCGGCGACCTGGAGGCCGTGAAGGAGATGCGCAAGGCGTTCGACCGCCGCCGCCAGACCATCGTGAAGATGCTGAGCGAGATCGACGGCGTGGTGTGCCCGACCCCCGAGGGCGCGTTCTACGCCTACCCGTCGGTGAAGGGCCTGCTCGGCAAGGAGATCCGCGGCAAGCGCCCGCAGACCTCGGTGGAGCTCGCCGCCCTGATCCTGGACGAGGTCGAGGTCGCGGTCGTGCCCGGCGAGGCCTTCGGCACCCCCGGCTACCTGCGCCTGTCGTACGCGCTCGGCGACGAGGACCTGGTCGAGGGAGTCTCGCGGATCCAGAAGCTGCTCGCGGAGGCGAAGGCCTGACGGCCCTCCCCACTGCCCGCGCGGCGCCCGTCCCGGTCCCCGGGGCGGGCGCCGCGCGCGTTTCGGGGGTCCCCGGCCGGGCAGGCGCGTTCCGGGGCGTCCTCGCGGGTCCGGGTGGCGGCGTCGTGCCGGTCGCGGGGCCCTCGCCGCGGCTGCGTCGTGCGTTCGGGCAAGCGCCCGATCGGGGAAACCCCCTGCCGCGTCCGGTCGCACTGAGGCAGGATCACCTGATGGAGCACGTACGCGATCTCTCGCTTCTGCCGAAGGCCCATCTGCATCTGCACTTCACCGGGTCGATGCGCCCCGCCACCCTGCTCGAACTCGCCGACAAGTACGGCGTGCACCTGCCGGAGGCGCTGACCGGCGGGGAGCCGCCGAAGCTGCGCGCGACCGACGAACGGGGCTGGTTCCGCTTCCAGCGGCTGTACGACATGGCCCGCTCCTGCCTGCGTGAGCCGGAGGACATCCGGCGGCTCGTGCGGGAGGCCGCCGAGGAGGACATCAGGGACGGCTCGGGCTGGCTGGAGATCCAGGTCGACCCCACCTCGTACGCGCCGCGGCTGGGCGGGCTGATCCCCGCCCTGGAGGTCATCCTCGACGCCGTGGACTCCGCCTCGCGGGAGACCGGACTGGGCATGCGGGTGCTGGTCGCCGCGAACCGGATGAAGCACCCGCTGGACGCCCGCACCCTGGCCCGGCTCGCCGTGCGCTACGCCGACCGCGGCATCGTGGGCTTCGGCCTCTCCAACGACGAACGCCGGGGCATGGCGCGGGACTTCGACCGCGCCTTCGCCATCGCCCGCGAGGGCGGGCTGCTGGCCGCCCCGCACGGGGGCGAGCTCACCGGGCCGGCCTCGGTGCGCGACTGCCTCGACGACCTCCACGCCGCCCGCATCGGCCACGGCGTGCGCGCGGCGGAGGACCCCCGGCTGATGCGCAAGCTCGCCGAGCGGCAGATCACCTGCGAGGTGTGCCCGGCGTCCAACGTCGCGCTCGGCGTCTACGAGAAGCCGGCGGACGTGCCGCTGCGGACGCTCTTCGACGCGGGGGTCCCGATGGCGCTCGGCGCGGACGACCCGCTGCTCTTCGGCTCGCGCCTCGCCGCCCAGTACGAGCTGGCCCGGCGCCACCACGGCTTCACGGACGCGGAACTGGCCGAGCTGGCACGCCAGTCGGTGCGGGGGTCGGCGGCGCCGGAGGACGTGCGGGCCAAGCTGCTGGCCGGCGTCGACGACTGGCTGGCACAGCCGCCGACCGCCTGATCGGGGTCCGGGGGCCGGGCGCCGGGCGGCGCAACGGGGGGGCGGGACGGCGTCCGGCACGGTGGGCCCGGCGGCGGGCCCGGCTGCGGGCCCGGCCGGTGGGCCCGGCGCAGCTCCCGGGACGGCGTCCGGCACGACTCCCGGGCGGCGGGCCGGGGCGCGGGCGGCGGCGGCGTCCGGCACGACTCCCGGGCGGCGGGCCGGGGCGCGGGCGGCGGCGTCCGACACGACTCCCGGGCGGGCCGGGGCGCGGGCGGCGGCGGGGTCCGCGCGGTGACCTGACCGGGGTCCGGCCGGGGCGGGCGGTCTGCACGGGCCGCCGGTCAGCGCGGGGGATCCGCCGGGGCGATGCCGCGCAGCAGGGTGCGTGCCAGGCCCGCGGCGAAGTCGTCCAGCGGCCGGGGCGGCCTGCCGTCGCCGGTGGCGTCGTAGGCGAAGGCGCGCTGGGCGCACGCGCCGAGGAGCAGGGAGGCGGCCGCGTGGGTGTCGGCCTCCGGGTGGATCCGGCCGGCCTCGCGTTCCGCGTCGAGGTAGGCGGTGAGCCCCTCGATCGGCCGGTGCGGCCCGGTGCCCAGGCGCCGCATGCCCTCCTCGTGCCGGCGCTTCAGCCGGGGCTCGGCGTAGAGGGAGGCGGCCATGGGGAAGGTGCGCTCGTAGAAGAGGGCGGCCTGGCGGGCGATCTCGGTGAGGTTCTCCTCGACGCTCGCGCCGCCCGGTTCGGTGACGAGACGGGTGAGCAGGGCGCCCAGTCCGGGCAGCCGCTCCTCCAGCACCGTGACGAACAGCTCCTCCTTGCCGGTGAAGTGCTTGTACAGCGCCGCCTCGGAGCAGCCGGCGGCCCGGGCGATCTCCTTGGTCGTCGTACGGGCCAGGCCGAGCGTGAGCATCAGCTCGCAGGCGGCGTCGACGATGCGCGCTCGGGTCGGCTTCCGCTCCATGTCCGCTCCGCTTCTCCTTGACGCAGGGGTGAGTACTCACTCACCCTAGTGGTGAGTGAGTACTCACCCACCTTTTGGAGTGTGCACGATGGAGCTCACCGTCTTCGGAGCCACCGGCGGCATCGGCCGGGAGATCGTCCGGCAGGCGCTGGACGCCGGGCACGGGGTCACGGCCGTGGTGCGGGACCCCGCCCGGCTCGACGCCGGCGGCCCGCGTCTGAAGGTGTTCCCCGCCGACCTCAGCGATCCGGACGCCCTGCGCCCGGCCGTCGCCGGACGCGACGCGGTGCTGTCCGGGCTGGGCGCCCGCAGGAAGGCCGACGCGGGGGTCGCGGCGCGGCTCACCCGCGTCGTGCTGGCCGCGATGGAGGCCGAGGAGGTGCGCCGGCTGCTGGTGGTGAGCGCCGCCCCGCTGGGCGCCCCGGCCGGACGGGATCCGCTGCCGGACCGGGCGATGACCGCGCTCGTCGGCGCGGTGCTGAAGGACGTCTACACGGATCTGCGGGCCATGGAGGAGGCGCTCGCGCGCAGTGCCGCCGACTGGACCGCCGTACGCCCGCCGAGGCTGGTGGACAGGCCGCTGACCGGGCGGTACCGCACGGCCGTCGGCGCCAACCCGCGCAGCGCGCGGGTCATCGGCCGGGCCGACGTGGCACACGCGATGCTGGCGATGACGGCGGACCCGGCGACGGTCGGCCGGGGCGTGGGCGTCGCGTACTGAACGCCCCCTCCGCGCCGCGCTGTTCAGGCCCCAGGGCCCTCCGGCGCACCGGGGCTGCGGAGCCGAGGCGCTCCGGGGCTCAGAGGCTGACGCCGACCGTCACCGGCTCGTTGACCAGGGTGACGCCGAACGCGTCCCGGACCCCGGCGACCACCTCGCGGGCGAGCGCCAGCAGGTCCTCCGTGGTGGCCTCGCCCCGGTTGGTGAGGGCGAGGGCGTGCTTGGTGGAGATGCGCGCCGGGCCCTGCCCGTACCCCTTGGTGAAACCGGCCCGGTCGATGAGCCAGGCGGCGGAGGTCTTGGTGAACCCGTCGCCCGCGGGATACGCGGGCGGGGCCACGTCGTCGCCGAGGCGGTCGCGGACCCGGTCCAGGAAGTCGGCGTACTGCGCGGCGGTCAGGATCGGGTTGGTGAAGAAGGAGCCCGCCGACCAGGTGTCGTGGTCCGCGGGGTCGAGCACCATGCCCTTGCCCGCGCGGAGCGCCAGCACCGTCCGGCGCGCCTCGGCGGCCGGGACCCGCTCGCCGACCTCGATGCCCAGACGCCGTGCCGTCTCGGCGTACCGCACGGGGGCGGACAGGCCGCCCGCGTCCTCCAGCGCGAACCGTACGCGCAGGACGACATAGCGCTCGGGGTGCTCCTTGAAGCGGCTGTGCCGGTACGAGAAGGCGCACTCCTCGCCGGTCAGCGTGACCGTCTCGCCGGCCGTGCGGTCGTACGCGACGACCTCGGTGATCGTGTGCGACACCTCCTGGCCGTAGGCGCCGACGTTCTGGATCGGGGTGGCGCCGGCCGAGCCGGGGATGCCGGCGAGGCACTCGACGCCCGCCAGGCCCGCCTCGACGGTGCGGGCGACCGCGTCCGTCCAGTTGTCCCCCGCCGCCAGCTCCAGCCGGGTCCCGTCGAGCGAGAAGCCGCGGGTGGCGATGCGCAGGGCGGTCCCGTCGAAGCCCTTGTCGCCGATGACCAGGTTGCTCCCGCCGCCGACGATCAGCAGCGGGGTACCGGTGTCGTCGGCCTCACGGACGACGGAGATCACCTCGTCGTCGGTGGTGGCCACCACCAGGCGGGTGGCCGGACCGCCGAGCCGGAAGGTCGTCAGGGGAGCGAGGGGGGCGTCGTGGAGTACCTGCACGGGGACAAGGGTACGGTCCGCGCCCCCGCCACCTGGGCGGGGCCGCGGCCGGGCGACGCGGCGACCCGGTGCCCCGGGACCGTGCGGCCCCGGGGCACCGCGGCCCGGCCTCACCCGGCCGCCGGTGCCGGCTCGCCCCGGGCGGGGGCCGCGGCGCCGGCGGCGGCACCCGGCTCGGTGGCCACGGCCCGGCCGCCGCGCGGCACCCGGGCGGAGGGGATCATCAGGGCGGCCGCCGCGGCGAGGGCGACCACCGCCGCGCCGATCCACAGCGCCGGGACCGTGCCGTCGGTGAACGCCTGCCCCGACTCGTACCCGCCCCGCGCGGCGAACACCGCCCCGAGGACCGCGATGCCGAGGGCGCCGCCGACCTCGCGGAGGGCGTTGTTGGCGCCGGAGGCGATGCCCTGCTCGGCGGGGCGGACGCTGCCCATCACCACGCTCGCCGCGGGGGCGAAGAACAGCGCCATCCCGAGCCCGCCGAGGATCAGCCCCGGGAGCTGGGCCGGGTACGACATCCCGGGCTCCAGGACCAGGGCGTACAGGCCGAGCCCGGCCGCCTGGAGCGCCAGGCCGGCGGCGACGACGGGGCGCCCGCCGATCCGGTCGGAGAGGATCCCGGCGAACGGCGCGACCAGCAGCGGCATCCCCGTCCAGGGCAGCATCCGCAGCCCGGCCTCGGTGGGCGAGTAGCCGGCCACCGTCTGGAGGAACTGGCTGAGCAGGAAGATCGAGCCGAACATGCCGAGGAACATCAGCAGGCTCGCGGCGTTGATCCCGAGGAAGGCGCGGTCGCGGAACAGGCGCATCGGCAGCATGGGCGCCCGGGCCACCGTCCCGTGCCGCACGAACGCCGCCAGCAGGGCCGCGCCGCC
This window contains:
- a CDS encoding UDP-N-acetylmuramate dehydrogenase — its product is MQVLHDAPLAPLTTFRLGGPATRLVVATTDDEVISVVREADDTGTPLLIVGGGSNLVIGDKGFDGTALRIATRGFSLDGTRLELAAGDNWTDAVARTVEAGLAGVECLAGIPGSAGATPIQNVGAYGQEVSHTITEVVAYDRTAGETVTLTGEECAFSYRHSRFKEHPERYVVLRVRFALEDAGGLSAPVRYAETARRLGIEVGERVPAAEARRTVLALRAGKGMVLDPADHDTWSAGSFFTNPILTAAQYADFLDRVRDRLGDDVAPPAYPAGDGFTKTSAAWLIDRAGFTKGYGQGPARISTKHALALTNRGEATTEDLLALAREVVAGVRDAFGVTLVNEPVTVGVSL
- a CDS encoding pyridoxal phosphate-dependent aminotransferase; this encodes MSAATPPTERRVSARIGAISESATLAVDAKAKALKAAGRPVIGFGAGEPDFPTPDYIVEAAVEACRNPKYHRYTPAGGLPELKKAIAEKTLRDSGYEVDPAQILVTNGGKQAIYEAFAAILDPGDEVVVPAPYWTTYPESIRLAGGVPVEVVADETTGYRVSVEQLEAARTERTKVVLFVSPSNPTGAVYSEADARAIGEWAAEHGLWVLTDEIYEHLVYGDATFTSLPALVPALREKCIVVNGVAKTYAMTGWRVGWIIGPKDVVKAATNLQSHATSNVSNVAQVAALAAVSGDLEAVKEMRKAFDRRRQTIVKMLSEIDGVVCPTPEGAFYAYPSVKGLLGKEIRGKRPQTSVELAALILDEVEVAVVPGEAFGTPGYLRLSYALGDEDLVEGVSRIQKLLAEAKA
- a CDS encoding DHA2 family efflux MFS transporter permease subunit is translated as MNPKQRPVPRATALWTVVVTSVAGFMAALDNLVVTTALPSIRADLGGTLEDLEWTVNAYTLTFAVLLMLGAALGDRFGRRRLFVVGLAVFTGASAAAALAPGIGALVAARAVQGVGAAIMMPLTLTLLTAAVPAARRGAALGVFGAITGLAVASGPLVGGSLTEHLSWQWIFWLNVPVGAVLLPLARFRLGESRAPGARLDVPGTLLVSGGLFGIVYGLVNGEGHGWTSPRVLLALVGGAALLAAFVRHGTVARAPMLPMRLFRDRAFLGINAASLLMFLGMFGSIFLLSQFLQTVAGYSPTEAGLRMLPWTGMPLLVAPFAGILSDRIGGRPVVAAGLALQAAGLGLYALVLEPGMSYPAQLPGLILGGLGMALFFAPAASVVMGSVRPAEQGIASGANNALREVGGALGIAVLGAVFAARGGYESGQAFTDGTVPALWIGAAVVALAAAAALMIPSARVPRGGRAVATEPGAAAGAAAPARGEPAPAAG
- a CDS encoding NAD(P)-dependent oxidoreductase; its protein translation is MELTVFGATGGIGREIVRQALDAGHGVTAVVRDPARLDAGGPRLKVFPADLSDPDALRPAVAGRDAVLSGLGARRKADAGVAARLTRVVLAAMEAEEVRRLLVVSAAPLGAPAGRDPLPDRAMTALVGAVLKDVYTDLRAMEEALARSAADWTAVRPPRLVDRPLTGRYRTAVGANPRSARVIGRADVAHAMLAMTADPATVGRGVGVAY
- a CDS encoding adenosine deaminase; amino-acid sequence: MEHVRDLSLLPKAHLHLHFTGSMRPATLLELADKYGVHLPEALTGGEPPKLRATDERGWFRFQRLYDMARSCLREPEDIRRLVREAAEEDIRDGSGWLEIQVDPTSYAPRLGGLIPALEVILDAVDSASRETGLGMRVLVAANRMKHPLDARTLARLAVRYADRGIVGFGLSNDERRGMARDFDRAFAIAREGGLLAAPHGGELTGPASVRDCLDDLHAARIGHGVRAAEDPRLMRKLAERQITCEVCPASNVALGVYEKPADVPLRTLFDAGVPMALGADDPLLFGSRLAAQYELARRHHGFTDAELAELARQSVRGSAAPEDVRAKLLAGVDDWLAQPPTA
- the secE gene encoding preprotein translocase subunit SecE; translated protein: MTDAVGSIDMPDAEDESRDKKPRKGGKRGKKGPLGRLGLFYRQIVAELRKVVWPTRSQLTTYTTVVIIFVVVMIGLVTVIDFGFQEAVKYVFG
- a CDS encoding TetR/AcrR family transcriptional regulator; the protein is MERKPTRARIVDAACELMLTLGLARTTTKEIARAAGCSEAALYKHFTGKEELFVTVLEERLPGLGALLTRLVTEPGGASVEENLTEIARQAALFYERTFPMAASLYAEPRLKRRHEEGMRRLGTGPHRPIEGLTAYLDAEREAGRIHPEADTHAAASLLLGACAQRAFAYDATGDGRPPRPLDDFAAGLARTLLRGIAPADPPR
- the nusG gene encoding transcription termination/antitermination protein NusG, translating into MSDANLNDSARSGESFESTEDELDIVEAADAVDPDEAEAADDAAGEAAEDAALHTEDDSSADEDEAEDDEPAGEDDEAAEAEAEDEPAAEPEAPADPIAALRDELRGLPGEWYVIHTYAGYEKRVKANLEQRAVSLNVEDFIYQAEVPEEEIVQIKNGERKNVRQNKLPGYVLVRMDLTNESWGVVRNTPGVTGFVGNAYDPYPLTLDEIVKMLAPEAEEKAAREAAEAEGKPAPARKVEVQVLDFEVGDSVTVTDGPFATLQATINEINADSKKVKGLVEIFGRETPVELSFDQIQKN